DNA sequence from the Carettochelys insculpta isolate YL-2023 chromosome 31, ASM3395843v1, whole genome shotgun sequence genome:
AGCCCATTGGCTACCTGCAGGAGGCAGTCGCTCCACCTCCCCCTCGCCGTCGTGGGGCGCGCTGTGCCCTGGGAAACAGGCCCGCCCCCAGGCTTGCTCCGGGACAGTAGAAGTCACATGCACCATTGCGAGGCAACTAAAATCCCCACCAGGCACCTGAAATCCCCGTCGCCACCGCCCCCAGTCCACAGCCTGATCTCGGGCTGGCGGCGTTTGGGGCAAAGCCCCCGGCCCCACAGGCCGAGCGTGGTGAGCTCAGCTCCCGGCGCTCGCCGCAGGGCTGCAGGAAGGCGCATCCTTCgtgtgccccccccaccaggcGTGAGCCAGCGAGCGCTCGGACGCGGGCCCGgagccagctggcgctcagcaagccctgggcagggctcagGTTACGCATCAAGTGGGGCAATCCCCAAACAAGCCCATGTGACAAGGGGCGTCCGTGACTTCCCGGCAGCAGCTGCGTGCGGCCGGTAGAAAAGTGAGGGCGCGCGCAGGGGAAAGGACTTTAGGGCGGCTGCAGGTGTGAAGCGCCATGGGATGCTGTGGAAGCCGGCCGCCGGGTAAGAGACAGGCGGATCCCAGCGCACCTCCGCTGGGACGCTCTCCATGCTCGctgcctgcttccctggggcagcgGTGCCGGGGAGGTGCCCCCGCCTGGCCGGCAGAGCAGGGAGAGCGAGGGGTGAACCGCTGCGTGCGCACGGGATTCGGGTTCAGCTGCGTCCCTGCAGTGGTGCAGAGGGACACGCGATGCACCCTGATCAGGTCGCCCCCCCTGCTCGGTGCCAGCTGGCGCTGGGTTTTCCTCCTCGGCACCCACCGCTCCAGGAGTCCGCCTGCCGCGCTGCTGGCGCACGCCGACCCAGCACGGCCTGCGGGCTGCCAGACCGCCCGCGCGCGCCTGCCAGTGTGCGCCCGCAGGGGCGGCTCAGCCGCTGCCcgggagcctggggggggctgaggcagtgggTAGCCAGGGCTTGGGGGCCTTGCCGGGGGAGTTTGCCGCAGAGTTCCTGGGGGCCAGGGTTGTGGGGCTGGCGCACAAGGTctcaggcagggctgagctgctgaGTGCAGGGGGCCAGAGCGCACTGCAGAGGAGACCGTGGGCTAAGGGACTTGCCCGAGATGACCCggcgagtcagtggcagagagggGAATAGCACTCAGGCAGCCCTGTGCCGCTGCTCCCGCCGGTACGGTGAGGCAGGGCTTGGGCCCGGGGAAAGGCTGGCGTGGGGGCACGAGGGAGGGGTCCCCCTTGCTCATTCGATTTCCTCCCTACTGGCTTTTCAGTCGCAGCTCCtcagagctggcctggcagctgcctctgccccacGCTCTGGGGCCCCGCTGGGGCCACCCCGGCTGTCCCCCAGTGATGTTAGCCACCTGCCATGGGGTCCAGGCAgcctggggattacctgggggcctgggccagcagcaggggccccCCCAGTGCATTAGCTGGGGCTGTGGTAAGGGGCCAGATGCCAGGCCACAGCTCGGGGagcgcgggggggggctgggcccctGCTCCCGTCACGCTGCCGTGGGGaagcagagctgcctggctgggaagagggcagagcagagcaggctgcagcagcgtTGTGCTTCCCAGGCTCCAGTGACTGTGGGCAGCAGGGGTGCACCTTGCTGTGCTCTGCCCCAAGGCCCCTAGGTAATTCCCTggtggggtctggggaggggtggaggggggcagggcctgggccggGGGTTCCCAGGTCCTGCAGATCACACGTGTCTCTGGGCAGCCTCCCTCTCTGCCTGAGCTTTGGGTGCTTCGTCTTGTGCCCTTGTGTGatgggctcaggggtccccaggcgctgcaccccggccgcaggcaggagtgtgatgggttcaggggtccccaagcgctgcaccccggccgcaggcaggagtgtgatggggttcaggggtccccatgcactgcaccccggccgcaggcaggagtgactcttgtgatgggctcaggggtccccaggcgctgcaccccggccgcaggcaggagtgtgatggggttcaggggtccccatgcgctgcaccccggccgcaggcaggagtgtgatgggttcaggggtccccaagcactgcaccccggccgcaggcaggagtgactcttgtgatgggctcaggggtccccaggcgctgcaccccggccgcaggcaggagtgtgatgggttcaggggtccccaggcgctgcaccccggccgcaggcaggagtgtgatgggttcaagggtccccaagcactgcaccctggccacaggcaggagtgtgatggggttcaggggtccccatgcgctgcaccccggccgcaggcaggagtgtgatgggttatGGGGTCCCCATgcgctgcaccccggccgcaggcaggagtgtgatgggctcaggggtccccaggcactgcaccccggccgcaggcaggagtgactcttgtgatgggttcaggggtccccaggcactgcaccccggccgcaggcaggagtgactcttgtgatgggttcaggggtccccatgcactgcaccctggctgcaggcaggagtgactctcactcagcaggtagaacaggaagtttatgaggcgacagaggcccagtgtctcacagaagagtcagtgcagcagtcagagacagtcattccaacccgtcctggggagaggagcctgaggggggcccctctggggtgcagcttcccccctcgccaggctggctccttccagctccctcctcccagcttccaactgccgcctcccattcaaaccccgctccgctcctccctgctctgtgttcagggctgaggtgttacctgccagcctaggttatagccccagggtcatccttagccactgggagctgctctgcttgtctcacacatccagcttgagtctcacatgcacccccgccccccccgactccatcacacctTGGCAGAGGCTGACCGACCTGCGCCCTCTCCTGCTGTTCTCCCCGTGACTCCCTTGGGGCCCTCCCTGCCCGCTCGCTCcgtctgcagctgtctgcctcccTCAAGGCCATGGCTTCAGGCCGCTCTTCGCTCTCCGCCAGGCCGGGGACCCTGCTAAGCTTCAGCCACGCTGCTACCGCTCTCTGGTTCTCAACCTGCTCCTCCCCATCGGCCAGACTCCAGTCCAGCGCCCGGCCTGGGGGTTCTCGCCGGCAGAGCTGCAGCACTGTCTCCAGGGAGGCCTGGGACGGCCACCTTTCACCTCCAGCCTGCCGCAGGCTCCCAGAGGAGCTCCTTCGAGAACAGACCCGCTCGCTCTGTCCCGGCTTCAGCACCGTTACTGATCTCCAGCCACAGGAGAtctgccggcagctgcagctgtgccgtGATCTCACTGCTTCTCCCGGCACCGCCCGCTCTACCCCACGGCCGCAGTCAtcccagccctggccggggcccCATGGCTGCATCAGTGTCGGCCATGGGGCACCAGGGCATCTGTGGGGAGTCGCTCTTTAcactgctgtgctctgcttcccGGGGCGGGGGGCCAGCGGGCGTCCGTTACTACCCATGTGCAGTAACGCAGGGTCTGCTGTACCGAGGCTTTACTGCACCCTGAGAGCTGCCCTGCGGGCGGTGATAGCAGAGCTTGCTCGCTGCTCACATGGCTCCTCCCGGTGGTGTCAGACCCACTAGTTTGCATAGCTCTGGTGCCGCGGGCCAGCGATTCCCAGGACAGGCTGCAAAGGCATCCGGCGCGGTCATTCACtgctgcacctacaagcatgagGAGCTGGGCGGCTGCCTTTTCTGGGAGCCACAGTGGCCttgggagctgcccacagggggaccAGCACCTGCACCGTTTGAGGTGCAGCCCAGGCGGTGCCACAGGCTGAGCTAAAGCCAGCTGGCGCACACCTCTGGCTGCAGAGAGACTCAGGCCACGTCTACGCTACCAAATAAAGTCAAACTCGTTCAAGTCGACTTTGGACTGCTTGATTTTGTaaagtcacagctgagcggctgCACCTGCCCACGCAGTTCAactcctgcagcagtgcattgtgggctgcgtcccacccttccttccgccccattgcattctgggttttttgctGGTGCGTTATGGGACGAAAATGCCCATGAGTGGTTGTTGGAGGGGGGAGAAGGCCTGTTCCCACATGGCATTCCCTCATTCCCCGCCCGCGGAGAGCAAACGGCCATTCCCAGCAGTCTCTGCTCCCGCGGACGGAGCGAGGCGGCTTTCACAAAGGAGTGTTTTCAAAGACTTGACATTGACCTGAAATGCCGGTGCAGAGAGGGAGGCGGAAGGAGCCAGGCTTGCAGGAGAGAGAGccctgggagctgtccctgcatAGACAGGAGAACATCCTCGGGATGCCATTGCACTGAGGTTGCAGGATGGGATCCCGGAGGGCGCTGGTGCCCAGTGGCGGCTggcgctgagctatccctcccctctctgTGACCTGAGAAGTCACGGCCAGAAGTGGTCGCCCGCCAGCCGGTAAGAAAATGGATTcagactcccagggctgggggacctCAGGAgcccattgagtccagcccctgcccaaagcaggaacaacccccaCTGATTCAaactgctgggcttcctgttacctggtCACCTGTAACcagctcctgcccaccccccggaGAGCAGCGGAGGCGAAAGCGGCCAGAATGGCCAcatgcagggcattgtgggataccctCGGAGGCCAGTAAATCGATACGAGGTAACGCTGTTCCCACCCTCGGGCTCATTCGACCTTTACTAGCCGGCCGGGCGTGCCGCTGCCTGGTGGAGGGGTGGTAAAGTCGCCCATCGCACCCCTTAAAACTGACCTAATGGCGTGTGCGGTGCAGTCACCCCATGAAATGGCAGTAAGTGCCTCACCAGCAACTTCgggctctagtgtagacgcaggctCAGCCGTTCTccagggagggcgggggggtcTCGTGGCTCCCCAGTAAGACAAAGCCCTGCAGCTGACTCCTGGCCGTCgctgtgccctgcacccccctcTCTGCCCAGCGGCCCCCGGTGCACAGCTGGGAGCTCCCACGTTCTCCCCCAGCCTGGGTGGAAAAGGCAGCCAATGCCGAGAAGCCAGGTGTTTTTTAGCTCTCAGCCTGAGTGCTCTGGGGGCGCCGGGGGTCGACTCCTGGCCAAGGAGGAAGGcggctgcagctggcccagggagatagtgtgcaggggagccaggctttCCTTCCTCAGGATGTGCGGCTGCGGGGCCCGGCTGCGTCAGTCAGGCCCGTGGGGTgggaagcctgggagggctgggtggagggggcatgGGGATCGCCAGCTCACCCACAGTCAGGCCTGAGGCACTCAGCAGGGAGACCTGAAGGGATGCAGTGGCCCAGGTTCGTCAGCACAGGACCCAGAAGCTATCAGTGCCATCTGTCTCAGGGGAGAGGGCCCCCGAGCTAGGGCCTTGGtccccctgcaccccgagccAGTCCAGATTCACCCACACCCTCCGCTCCCCCGGCCGCCGCCCCGCGTTCTGCTCTCCTTCCAAGCGGCGGCACACCTCCCTGCCTGGGGAATCGTCTGTGCGTGAGGGTGCAGGGACAGTCACACCTGAAAGTCCTGTCACCACCTTggtctggggaaactgaggcatgcgtGAGCTTTCCAGTAGGGCAATAAAACGCTCATGCAGCAATACAGAGTCCCCGAAAATCCCTACAGGGCAACTAACCCCCCCTGCCCTCCGCCACACCTGGGGCTGACATGGGGTCACGCGCAgcataggggtgtgtgtgtgtgggtaggtgggtgtgtgtgtgtgtctttcacTGCATGCTGAGGGCTCCCTGGGTCGTCAGTGTAAAGCCAGCTGCAACGGGGGGGGAAGGGTGTAGGGGGGAGGGTTCAGGACAGGTTTCAGtcgctgggggcaggggctgctggcctcAGTGGGTAGGGCTCTGAAATGGGCAGATCACCCAGGGTCCCCTCAgctgtgctgggccaggctgtggaGCCTCCCAGGAGGATGCGCCCTAGCACGCGAGGAGCCTGGGCCAAGGCCCAGTGCAGGGTGCAGGCCTGTCTCTCTTGccgggggtgtggggagctgtgctCAGCCCCATCATAGCCGGGCCTTCACCCTCCCCCGTGGGTCAGACTCCACCCCGGCCCATTGAACACCCCATGGGAAGGGCAGGGCGTCAAAGCCCATCGCTCTCAATGGGGGACACGGCATCACACCAGCCTGCTCTCCAGCGTCCCTCCCTAAGGAACAGGCCACGGACGGGGGGGCCTGCGGCTGGGGCGGGAGGGCCGGTTAGGGGCTGCCTGGGCGcccaacagccccagctcacccctgccttctCTCGCACACAGGCCCACAGGGCGATGATGAGGGACCCTCTCAGGGCCTGTCcttccacccctccacccacGGCTCCAGGGTGCTCCTGGACCAGACCTGCCACGTGGCGGAGCGGGTGGGCACCTTCCACGGCGGCATCGTCTTCACCAGCCGGCCCGTGAAGCGGCAGGAGAGGGTGACGCTGAAGATCCTGAAGCAGGAGGCCATCTGgcatggggggctgagggtgggctTCACCTCCATGGACCCCAGCAGGATGGACCCTGCTGAGCTGCCGCCGTACGCCTGCCCTGACCTGGTGCTGCGGCGTGAGACCTGGGCAGCCGTTGTGCCAGATGCCTGcgtgcagcagggagctgtgctggCCTTCTGGGTGGACCACAGGGGCAGGGTTCTCTTCCGCCAGCAGTCAAAGGcctggagctgcctcctgctgagGGGTCTCCCGGCACAGGCCCGGCTCTGGGCCGTCATTGACGTCTATGGACACACCAAGGCCGTCCAGCTGCTGGGTGAGCgtgcggcagggctggggcgttttttcacccctgtgctgtggggcagggccccaCGCTGGCCGCAGGAAGGGAAGCCAGGCCAGACACACTGAAGGGTCGTTTGGATTAGCTCAGAAGCCAGAGAGCCCTGGCAAGGCCCCACTGCCCTttgaggggtgggagaggcacCATACCCTGCCCCATCACCCATCCCACCACTGACTGCGGGGGACGTGTCCAACGGCCCAATCCCACCACTGACTGCGGGGGACGTACCCAACGGCCCCATCTCTCCATCTCCCCACTGACTGCGGGGGACCTACCCAACGGCCCCATCGCCCATCCCATCACTGACTGCGGGGGACGTACCCAACGGCCCCATCTCCCATCCCACCACTGACTGCGGGGGACATACCCAACGGCCCCATCGCCCCATCCCACCACTGACTGCGGGGGATGTACCCAACGGCCCCACCTCCCATCCCACCACTGACTGCGGGGGACATACCCAACGGCCCCATCGCCCATCCCACCACTGACTGCGGGGGACGTACCCAACGGCCCCATCGCCCCATCCCACCACTGACTGCGGGGGACGTACCCAACGGCCCTATTGCCCCATCCCACCACTGACTGCGGGGGATGTACCCAACGGCCCCATCGCCCCATCCCACCACTGACTGCGGGGGACGTACCCAACGGCCCCATCGCCCCATCCCACCACTGACTGCGGGGGATGTACCCAACGGCCCCACCTCCCATCCCACCACTGACTGCGGGGGACGTACCCAACGGCCCCATCGCCCCATCCCACCACTGACTGCGGGGGACGTACCCAACGGCCCCATCCCACCACTGACTGTGGGGGACATACCCAACGGCCCCATCGCCCCATCCCACCACTGACTGCGGGGGACGTACCCAACGGCCCCATCGCCCCATCCCACCACTGACTGCGGGGGACGTACCCAACGGCCCCATCGCCCATCCCACCACTGACTGCGGGGGACGTACCCAACGGCCCCATCGCCCATCCCACCACTGACTGCGGGGGACGTACCCAACGGCCCCATCGCCCATCCCACCACCACTGACTGCGGGGGACGTACCCAACGGCCCCATCGCCCATCCCACCACCACTGACTGCGGGGGACGTACCCAACAGCCCCATCTCCCATCCCACCACTGACTGTGGGGGACGTACCCAACGGCCCCATCGCCCCATCCCACCACTGACTGCGGGGGACGTACCCAACGGCCCCATCGCCCATCCCACCACTGACTGCGGGGGATGTACCCAACGGCCCCACCTCCCATCCCACCACTGACTGCGGGGGATGTACCCAACGGCCCCATCACCCATCCCATCACTGACTGCGGGGGACGTACCCAACGGCCCCATCACCCATCCCACCACTGACTGCGGGGGACGTACCCAACGGCCCCATCGCCCATCCCACCACTGACTGCGGGGGACGTACCCAACGGCCCCATCTCTCCATCTCCCCACtgactgtgggtgggggctgtgtgccctGACTGCCCCATTTTCACCCAGCTGATAATGGGCAGCACCCGACCTCATCCCCTTTTTGGGGGCTGGACGCCGGCAGCCGCCTGGGGGCACCCTGGTCGCTGGCACAAGCGGGGTCTTGCCTGGCTGGGGCGGGCTGTGCCAGCCAGGGTCGTGTGTGCCCAGCTCATCCTTAACCTTATGCTCTTCTCCTCCAGACCCTGCCAGGCCCAGTGCAGGcgtcccagggcccagccctgccctccgaACCGCCCATCCCACCGAGCTGCACGGTCAGTGGCTGAGGGTTCCCATTGGCTCCTTCCGCTGTGGGTCCGCGGGGGGATGCACCAGCCGGGAGGCTCGGGCAGCCAACACGTCGCCCAGAGCACGTCTCCGACATCGGCCGGGAGCCCCCGAGGGGCCGGCCGGAGCAGGGCACCGTCGACTGACTCGTCCTGGTGCCCGCCAGACAGCTGCAAGGGGCCGGGGCAGGCCGTGTCCCTGCCCAGCGGTGTTACCGGCCTGACGGGGAACACCCTCTGCCACAGGCTGGGAGTGGCCGTCCGGTGCTGGCTTAAGagccccagagccacagccccccagcctgctccgcaCTGCCCCACCATGGGTCACCGGGCCCACGAGCTGCAGGCGCCCCAGGCGCCCCAGGCTGGGCAGCTCAGGCCTGGGCGGAGGGGAGACGCTGCGGGCCTGCCGCCGGGCTGGGGAGGGACGGCCTcgggcaggctgctgctgctgctggctcccggGAGGTGACGAAGCCAGGCAGGCGCGGGGCGGGGGCCCCTTCCCAGAGGGAGGCAAcgcccctgctcctggctcagtgGGACGGCTGAGGGGCCAGGCAGGCACAGGGTTTAGCCCTGTAACGCCCCGTttctgtctccccagccctggcgtGCAGGGACTGCTGCTCTCGCCTGCCCGGGCGCGCCGAGCCCTGCATCATTTGCGTCTCGCACGAGGCCCGTACGCGGCTCCAGCCCTGCGGCCACGCCAGCTTCTGCCACTGCTGCGCCCAGAAGGTCCTCGGCAGCAGCAGCCGATGCCCACTCTGTCGGCGGCAGATACACAGCCTGGGAGAGGCCGGCCCCCCAGCCGACAAGGAAGGGAGCCTGAGCGCGACCAGCAGCGGCCCCAGAtgctgccctgcccggccctgccagcgccctgcctgcaggcagccagggaagAATGCAACAAAGAGTCCTCTGCAACCTGCAAAAAAGCCTCCTCCACCGAGCCGTGGCACGCGGCCGAGCAGGCACACAGAGGCCTGCGGGGCAGGAGTCTGCCCGCTACCGACGGGCCCCGCTCCAccctgcagccccgccccgccccgggaaGGACGGCACAGCTAGGACTGGCCCATGGCCTTGCCAGCTGGGTGGAAGCGGAGGCAGACGGCAGcgaccctccccacagcccagccctgcctcctccgCCCGCCTCGCCGCCTGCACCCGGCGCCGCTGGTGGCTTTCCCTGGCTGTCCCgcacccagcccctgggctgctcgGAACTCAGACGATCTGCACCGAGCCGAAACCCGCCCAGGAGCAGGGACTTGGTGCAGCGGGAGCCAGGGAGGCGAGAGGCTCCCATCTCCTGCTGTTTCTCACgggtcctgggctggagccctggcgGGAGTTTGTCTTCTTTCCAgtacctgcaaggggagggagtgggatttcgactgcagcaagggaggtttaggtcggccGGGGGGAAAACCGTCCTGGCCGGGGGGTGAGGCTCTGGCGTGAATTGccgggggaggctgtggaatcgcCATTGTGAGAGACATTTAAGAGCGGGTGGAACACACGTGTCCGGGACGGGCTGGCTGGTGCTTGACccgccagccagggcaggggccgggacttgatgacctctggtcCCTTCCGGGTCTAGGATTCGAGGATTCGGTCCGTGCCGGAATGGAGGCGAGTGGGTTCAGACACAGGGTGCCCAAGCCACAGGCCAGCTCCAGGCCCAGTGCTGGGCGGGGGGCACTCAGCTTTGGGTCTGAACTCCACAGCTCTGAGCTGCCTCTGGGGACAGGCCCTCCTAGCCTCACCTGCCCCTTTCCTCTCACCCCATCACCCTGGCTCACACGTCCCCTTGGGCGGCTCTCAGCCAGCTCAGAGATGTGGGCGAGGTAGCCAGCCAGAAGCGACTGGAGCTGGGAGGCTTCCACCTCCTGGCCAGGCCCATAGCATGGCTGCCCCACAGCCGCGGCCACCATGCACAGAGCTGTGCTCTGCCCGAACCCACAGGCAGGAGGTTGTGCTCTGGCCAGCCGCCAACGGGAAGAGGGGGAGTTTTGAACTGACGCTGTCGCCTGCTGGGGAAGTCGCTTGCGTGGCTGGAGGAGACAGAGGGATGGCCAAAGTGGGAACCAGGCTTGGAGGAGTCGGTAACTATCCAGGCCATGAGGTGTCTGGGCGAACGGATGTGTGCGGAGAAGGAAACGTTTAGTCCGATGCAATCAGGACAGACGTCCATTGGGGAagatctagacggtgcttggcccCCATGAGGGACAGGACACGACCTcgcgagctcccttccagctctcgtGTTCTACGGGTCTGGTTATTT
Encoded proteins:
- the NEURL3 gene encoding E3 ubiquitin-protein ligase NEURL3: MGHQGICGESLFTLLCSASRGGGPAGVRYYPCPQGDDEGPSQGLSFHPSTHGSRVLLDQTCHVAERVGTFHGGIVFTSRPVKRQERVTLKILKQEAIWHGGLRVGFTSMDPSRMDPAELPPYACPDLVLRRETWAAVVPDACVQQGAVLAFWVDHRGRVLFRQQSKAWSCLLLRGLPAQARLWAVIDVYGHTKAVQLLDPARPSAGVPGPSPALRTAHPTELHALACRDCCSRLPGRAEPCIICVSHEARTRLQPCGHASFCHCCAQKVLGSSSRCPLCRRQIHSLGEAGPPADKEGSLSATSSGPRCCPARPCQRPACRQPGKNATKSPLQPAKKPPPPSRGTRPSRHTEACGAGVCPLPTGPAPPCSPAPPREGRHS